In Phragmites australis chromosome 17, lpPhrAust1.1, whole genome shotgun sequence, the following are encoded in one genomic region:
- the LOC133896756 gene encoding oryzain gamma chain-like produces MAHRSLLLLAVLALAATTAAGSSFSDSELIRPVTDRAASALESTVLTALGRTRDALRFARFAVRHGKSYESTAEVQRRFRIFSESLELVRSTNRRGLPYRLGINRFADMSWEEFRATRLGAAQNCSATLFGNHRMLDAVTLPETKDWREDGIVSPVKNQGHCGSCWTFSTTGALEAAYTQATGKPISLSEQQLVDCAAAYNNFGCNGGLPSQAFEYIKYNGGLDTEESYPYQGVNGICHYKPENVGVKVLDSVNITLGAEDELKNAVGLVRPVSVAFEVINGFRLYKSGVYTSDHCGTTPMDVNHAVLAVGYGVENGVPYWLIKNSWGADWGDNGYFKMEMGKNMCGVATCASYPVVEAA; encoded by the exons ATGGCCCaccgcagcctcctcctcctcgccgtcctcgCCCTCGCTGCGACCACCGCGGCCGGCTCCTCCTTCTCCGACTCCGAGCTGATCCGCCCCGTCACCGACCGCGCGGCCTCCGCGCTCGAGTCCACCGTCCTCACCGCGCTCGGCCGCACTCGCGACGCACTCCGCTTCGCCCGCTTCGCCGTCAG GCACGGCAAGAGCTACGAGAGCACAGCAGAGGTGCAGAGGCGGTTCCGGATCTTCTCCGAGAGCCTGGAGCTCGTCCGCTCCACCAACCGGCGTGGCCTCCCCTACCGCCTCGGCATCAACC GCTTCGCGGACATGAGCTGGGAGGAGTTCCGCGCGACCCGGCTCGGCGCGGCGCAGAACTGCTCCGCGACGCTCTTCGGCAACCACCGGATGCTGGATGCCGTCACGCTCCCGGAGACT AAAGACTGGAGGGAGGATGGGATCGTGAGCCCCGTGAAAAACCAGGGCCACTGCGGATCCTGCTGGACCTTCAG CACTACTGGTGCACTTGAGGCAGCATATACGCAGGCCACTGGGAAGCCCATCTCTCTTTCTGAGCAACAGCTTGTTGACTGTGCTGCTGCGTACAACAACTTCGGGTGCAACGGAGGCCTTCCTTCCCAAGCCTTTGAGTACATCAAATACAATGGTGGCCTTGACACTGAGGAATCTTACCCTTACCAGGGTGTCAATGGCATATGTCATTACAAGCCCGAAAATGTTGGAGTCAAAGTTCTTGACTCAGTTAACATCACTCTG GGTGCTGAGGATGAACTGAAGAATGCTGTCGGACTGGTTCGCCCAGTTAGTGTTGCCTTTGAGGTGATTAATGGTTTCAGGCTGTATAAGAGCGGAGTTTACACTAGTGACCACTGTGGAACTACTCCCATG GATGTGAATCACGCCGTTCTGGCTGTTGGCTATGGCGTCGAAAATGGTGTTCCCTACTGgctcatcaagaactcatgggGCGCGGACTGGGGCGATAATGGTTATTTCAAGATGGAGATGGGCAAGAACATGTGCG GTGTTGCTACTTGTGCATCCTACCCTGTCGTCGAAGCAGCATGA